Proteins encoded by one window of bacterium:
- the hemC gene encoding hydroxymethylbilane synthase, with protein sequence MKASSEVFKVGTRSSPLAVLQTRAVLAQLEVCLPGSRWEAVAISSPGDRDQVTDLRQSPPDFFTRDLDDQVRSGVLDCAVHSAKDVPDPAGEGLDWVWLPWHEDARDVLIRPVGQDMASMPANGRIGVSSGRREAYCRDRFPLAEQSPIRGTIEERLRQLDQGDFDLIVMAGAAMNRLGLQNRISEWIPLSVLPPPDGQGFLAMTFRAGDQRFLHLRRLFVKSVTFAAAGVGSAGACTLESLNALKRCDVCLHDTLLGHDLISLLPSTVQCIDVGKRCGQHSMPQDETTYLITRYARRGMRVVRLKGGDPGVFGRLAEEVEALDELGLPYRVMPGVSSLSAATSTTGKLLTRRGVSRGFIVMTPRKEGGGTGSVNADERRTLPIVFFMALSVADEVVRQLITEGMSPATQAAVVFGAGSDQSFSITSDLANIAGCIKATDTEMPGLLIVGEAAKYQYPNWGALEGRRVLLTASHALQDKAADQVTDYGGIPVCRPLIKLEATIEALSCIQKIADYDWVVLTSPSAVRCFGEVLRSVWTDLRKVPRLVTCGGGTSRELWALGLQADIEPSSDFSADSLLKKVEPLMGAKPRILRLRSDKAGPALAQSLRKLGGIVDDCVLYHNLPIQQGVKPVFDVAFFASASAVEVYDQQWGAASLKGVFVVAIGKPTLAALTHCGVSADLVPPEATVESSLEALAGHFVREVMERGDT encoded by the coding sequence AGACCCGCGCGGTATTGGCGCAGCTTGAGGTCTGCCTGCCTGGAAGTCGCTGGGAGGCCGTAGCCATCTCGTCGCCGGGTGATCGGGATCAGGTCACCGACCTACGGCAAAGTCCGCCGGATTTTTTTACACGGGATCTGGATGACCAGGTGCGTTCGGGGGTTTTGGACTGCGCCGTGCATAGTGCCAAGGATGTGCCGGATCCCGCTGGTGAGGGGTTGGATTGGGTGTGGTTACCCTGGCACGAAGATGCCCGTGATGTGTTGATCAGGCCGGTGGGGCAGGACATGGCCAGTATGCCGGCGAATGGCCGGATAGGGGTGAGTAGCGGGCGGCGGGAAGCCTATTGTCGTGACCGCTTTCCCTTGGCAGAACAAAGTCCGATCCGGGGCACGATTGAAGAGCGATTGCGGCAGTTGGATCAAGGGGATTTTGATCTCATTGTGATGGCAGGCGCGGCCATGAACCGGCTGGGGTTGCAGAATCGCATTTCCGAGTGGATTCCCCTCAGTGTGTTACCGCCGCCAGATGGGCAGGGATTTCTCGCGATGACCTTTCGGGCGGGGGATCAACGATTCCTGCATCTGCGCCGGTTGTTTGTAAAGTCTGTGACGTTTGCGGCCGCCGGGGTGGGCTCGGCAGGGGCGTGTACTTTAGAGAGTTTGAATGCACTTAAACGATGTGACGTCTGTCTCCATGACACGTTGCTGGGTCACGATCTAATCAGCCTGTTACCTTCCACCGTGCAGTGCATCGATGTCGGCAAGCGGTGTGGTCAGCACAGTATGCCTCAGGATGAAACCACCTATCTCATCACAAGATATGCCCGCCGCGGAATGCGGGTGGTCCGGCTCAAGGGGGGAGATCCCGGGGTGTTTGGGCGATTGGCAGAAGAGGTTGAAGCACTGGATGAGCTGGGGCTTCCCTATCGGGTCATGCCCGGCGTCAGTAGCCTGAGTGCGGCCACTTCAACGACTGGTAAATTGCTGACCCGGCGCGGGGTCTCGCGTGGGTTTATCGTCATGACGCCCCGTAAGGAAGGGGGCGGAACAGGCTCGGTCAATGCGGATGAGCGACGGACCTTGCCGATCGTATTCTTTATGGCTCTGTCTGTGGCTGACGAGGTGGTGCGACAATTGATTACCGAGGGGATGTCCCCTGCGACGCAGGCGGCTGTGGTGTTCGGGGCCGGGAGTGATCAGTCTTTCTCGATCACCAGTGATCTGGCAAACATCGCGGGCTGTATCAAGGCAACAGATACTGAAATGCCGGGGTTGCTTATCGTGGGGGAGGCGGCGAAATATCAGTACCCGAATTGGGGCGCCCTGGAAGGACGGCGCGTGTTGCTGACGGCCAGTCATGCCCTGCAGGATAAGGCCGCTGATCAGGTGACTGATTATGGTGGAATTCCGGTATGTCGTCCGCTGATCAAGCTTGAAGCGACGATAGAGGCGTTATCCTGTATTCAGAAGATCGCAGACTATGATTGGGTGGTCTTGACGTCGCCTTCGGCGGTGCGGTGTTTCGGGGAGGTGCTCCGGAGTGTCTGGACGGATTTGCGGAAGGTGCCGCGACTTGTCACGTGTGGCGGGGGGACCTCTCGTGAGCTTTGGGCCTTAGGGCTCCAGGCGGACATCGAGCCATCCTCTGATTTCAGCGCCGACAGCCTGTTAAAAAAGGTTGAGCCGTTGATGGGCGCGAAGCCGCGTATTTTGCGGTTGCGATCTGACAAGGCGGGGCCAGCCCTGGCCCAGTCCCTACGGAAATTAGGCGGGATCGTGGATGACTGTGTGTTGTATCATAACCTGCCGATTCAGCAGGGAGTGAAGCCGGTTTTTGATGTGGCATTTTTCGCCAGCGCGTCGGCCGTTGAGGTATATGATCAGCAATGGGGGGCGGCTTCGCTTAAGGGCGTGTTTGTGGTTGCCATCGGGAAACCCACGTTGGCCGCGTTGACGCACTGTGGCGTTTCGGCAGATCTGGTACCTCCTGAGGCGACCGTGGAGTCCAGTCTGGAGGCGTTGGCCGGACACTTTGTGAGAGAGGTAATGGAGAGAGGCGACACATGA